In Dasypus novemcinctus isolate mDasNov1 chromosome 23, mDasNov1.1.hap2, whole genome shotgun sequence, the following proteins share a genomic window:
- the LOC101416637 gene encoding putative zinc finger protein 705B isoform X5, translating to MPAKVLAMQSHELVTFKDVSVDFTQEEWDLLDTTQRKLFSEVMLENISNLVSVGYQVCKIDVLSQLEQEEVSGEGIGFPQSQSPGRKCVFKTWEMIEMIFSQPTCRKDTSKFMSLDALGFDPGDP from the exons ATGCCAGCTAAGGTTTTGGCAATGCAATCACAT gagttagtgaccttcaaggatgtgtctgtagacttcacccaggaagagtgggaccTGTTAGACACAACCCAAAGAAAGCTGTTCAGtgaagtgatgctggagaatatcagtAACCTGGTCTCAGTAG GATATCAAGTCTGCAAAATAGATGTGCTTTCCCAGTTGGAACAGGAAGAAGTGTCGGGAGAAGGAATAGGTTTCCCTCAATCTCAGAGTCCAG GGAGGAAATGTGTctttaaaacatgggaaatgatagaaatgatattcagTCAACCTACCTGTAGGAAAGACACTTCTAAATTCATGTCATTG GATGCATTGGGATTTGATCcaggagacccctga
- the LOC101416637 gene encoding zinc finger protein 596-like isoform X3 produces MPAKVLAMQSHELVTFKDVSVDFTQEEWDLLDTTQRKLFSEVMLENISNLVSVGYQVCKIDVLSQLEQEEVSGEGIGFPQSQSPGRKCVFKTWEMIEMIFSQPTCRKDTSKFMSLHERFHTGETLQGCHLYGKAFIQSSFLKKHERTHTGEKPHECLIYKKAFSQHSFLQQHERTHTGGKTYECHLCRKAFTTLSSLKQHERCHTGGKPHECHLCGKAFIKLSTLKQHERTHTGEKPYECHLCGKAFSQHTSLQQHERTHTGEKPYECHFCGKAFCQYVTLQRHVRTHTGEKPHECHLCGKAFIQISTLKRHEITHTGEKPHECHLCGKAFSQRSYLQQHERTHTGEKPHVCHLCGKAFSLYCNLQRHVRTHTSEKSHECHLCGKTFHQLSNLKRHERTHTGEKPHECQLCGKAFIQRSNLKQHERTHTGEKPHECHLCGKAFSQHSSLRQHERIHTAQKPHECLLCGKAFSRLYTLQQHERTHTGEKPHGCHLCGKAFSQYASLQKHFENSHWRETL; encoded by the exons ATGCCAGCTAAGGTTTTGGCAATGCAATCACAT gagttagtgaccttcaaggatgtgtctgtagacttcacccaggaagagtgggaccTGTTAGACACAACCCAAAGAAAGCTGTTCAGtgaagtgatgctggagaatatcagtAACCTGGTCTCAGTAG GATATCAAGTCTGCAAAATAGATGTGCTTTCCCAGTTGGAACAGGAAGAAGTGTCGGGAGAAGGAATAGGTTTCCCTCAATCTCAGAGTCCAG GGAGGAAATGTGTctttaaaacatgggaaatgatagaaatgatattcagTCAACCTACCTGTAGGAAAGACACTTCTAAATTCATGTCATTG CATGAGAGATTTCACACTGGAGAAACACTGCAAGGATGTCATCTTTATGGTAAAGCCTTCATTCAGTCATCTTTCctcaaaaaacatgaaagaactcatactggagagaaacctcatgAATGTCTAATAtacaagaaagctttcagtcaacattcttttcttcaacaacatgagagaactcacactggagggAAAACCTATGAATGCCATCTCTGTAGAAAAGCCTTCACTACATtatcttcccttaaacaacatgagagatgtcacactggaggaaaaccacatgaatgtcatctttgtgggaaagccttcattaaACTGTCTAccctaaaacaacatgaaagaactcacactggagagaaaccctatgaatgtcatctctgtgggaaagctttcagtcaacatACCTCTCttcaacaacatgagagaactcacactggagagaaaccctatgaatgtcattttTGTGGAAAAGCCTTCTGTCAATATGTTACTCTTCAACGGcatgtgagaactcacactggagagaaaccccatgaatgtcatctttgtgggaaagccttcattcaaatATCTACCCTAAAACGACATGAaataactcacactggagagaaaccccatgaatgtcatctctgtgggaaagctttcagtcaacgTAGCTATCTTCAACagcatgagagaactcacactggagagaaaccccatgtatgtcatctttgtgggaaagccttcagtctatATTGCAATCTTCAACGacatgtgagaactcacactAGTGAGAAatcccatgaatgtcatctttgtgggaaaaccTTTCATCAACTATCTAACCTAAAacgacatgaaagaactcacactggagagaaaccccatgaatgtcaacTTTGTGGGAAGGCCTTCATTCAACGATCTAacctaaaacaacatgaaagaactcacactggagagaaaccccatgaatgtcatctgtgtgggaaagctttcagtcagcattcctctcttcgacagcatgagagaattcacactgcacagaaaccccatgaatgtcttctatgtgggaaagccttcagtcgaCTTTACACTCttcaacaacatgagagaactcacactggagagaaaccccatggatgtcatctttgtgggaaagccttcagtcaataTGCTAGTCTTCAAAAACATtttgagaattcacactggagagaaaccctatga
- the LOC101416637 gene encoding zinc finger protein 596-like isoform X4 — MPAKVLAMQSHELVTFKDVSVDFTQEEWDLLDTTQRKLFSEVMLENISNLVSVGRKCVFKTWEMIEMIFSQPTCRKDTSKFMSLHERFHTGETLQGCHLYGKAFIQSSFLKKHERTHTGEKPHECLIYKKAFSQHSFLQQHERTHTGGKTYECHLCRKAFTTLSSLKQHERCHTGGKPHECHLCGKAFIKLSTLKQHERTHTGEKPYECHLCGKAFSQHTSLQQHERTHTGEKPYECHFCGKAFCQYVTLQRHVRTHTGEKPHECHLCGKAFIQISTLKRHEITHTGEKPHECHLCGKAFSQRSYLQQHERTHTGEKPHVCHLCGKAFSLYCNLQRHVRTHTSEKSHECHLCGKTFHQLSNLKRHERTHTGEKPHECQLCGKAFIQRSNLKQHERTHTGEKPHECHLCGKAFSQHSSLRQHERIHTAQKPHECLLCGKAFSRLYTLQQHERTHTGEKPHGCHLCGKAFSQYASLQKHFENSHWRETL, encoded by the exons ATGCCAGCTAAGGTTTTGGCAATGCAATCACAT gagttagtgaccttcaaggatgtgtctgtagacttcacccaggaagagtgggaccTGTTAGACACAACCCAAAGAAAGCTGTTCAGtgaagtgatgctggagaatatcagtAACCTGGTCTCAGTAG GGAGGAAATGTGTctttaaaacatgggaaatgatagaaatgatattcagTCAACCTACCTGTAGGAAAGACACTTCTAAATTCATGTCATTG CATGAGAGATTTCACACTGGAGAAACACTGCAAGGATGTCATCTTTATGGTAAAGCCTTCATTCAGTCATCTTTCctcaaaaaacatgaaagaactcatactggagagaaacctcatgAATGTCTAATAtacaagaaagctttcagtcaacattcttttcttcaacaacatgagagaactcacactggagggAAAACCTATGAATGCCATCTCTGTAGAAAAGCCTTCACTACATtatcttcccttaaacaacatgagagatgtcacactggaggaaaaccacatgaatgtcatctttgtgggaaagccttcattaaACTGTCTAccctaaaacaacatgaaagaactcacactggagagaaaccctatgaatgtcatctctgtgggaaagctttcagtcaacatACCTCTCttcaacaacatgagagaactcacactggagagaaaccctatgaatgtcattttTGTGGAAAAGCCTTCTGTCAATATGTTACTCTTCAACGGcatgtgagaactcacactggagagaaaccccatgaatgtcatctttgtgggaaagccttcattcaaatATCTACCCTAAAACGACATGAaataactcacactggagagaaaccccatgaatgtcatctctgtgggaaagctttcagtcaacgTAGCTATCTTCAACagcatgagagaactcacactggagagaaaccccatgtatgtcatctttgtgggaaagccttcagtctatATTGCAATCTTCAACGacatgtgagaactcacactAGTGAGAAatcccatgaatgtcatctttgtgggaaaaccTTTCATCAACTATCTAACCTAAAacgacatgaaagaactcacactggagagaaaccccatgaatgtcaacTTTGTGGGAAGGCCTTCATTCAACGATCTAacctaaaacaacatgaaagaactcacactggagagaaaccccatgaatgtcatctgtgtgggaaagctttcagtcagcattcctctcttcgacagcatgagagaattcacactgcacagaaaccccatgaatgtcttctatgtgggaaagccttcagtcgaCTTTACACTCttcaacaacatgagagaactcacactggagagaaaccccatggatgtcatctttgtgggaaagccttcagtcaataTGCTAGTCTTCAAAAACATtttgagaattcacactggagagaaaccctatga
- the LOC101416637 gene encoding zinc finger protein 596-like isoform X1 — MPAKVLAMQSHELVTFKDVSVDFTQEEWDLLDTTQRKLFSEVMLENISNLVSVGYQVCKIDVLSQLEQEEVSGEGIGFPQSQSPGRKCVFKTWEMIEMIFSQPTCRKDTSKFMSLEESSHTSIVNQYALIHLTKKSYFRKPPPAVLSGYSYFKQRKHLYHISKSYECYQNDKNCIQCSDLRQYSVTPIGEKTHECHVGGKAFTTSSSLKQHERFHTGETLQGCHLYGKAFIQSSFLKKHERTHTGEKPHECLIYKKAFSQHSFLQQHERTHTGGKTYECHLCRKAFTTLSSLKQHERCHTGGKPHECHLCGKAFIKLSTLKQHERTHTGEKPYECHLCGKAFSQHTSLQQHERTHTGEKPYECHFCGKAFCQYVTLQRHVRTHTGEKPHECHLCGKAFIQISTLKRHEITHTGEKPHECHLCGKAFSQRSYLQQHERTHTGEKPHVCHLCGKAFSLYCNLQRHVRTHTSEKSHECHLCGKTFHQLSNLKRHERTHTGEKPHECQLCGKAFIQRSNLKQHERTHTGEKPHECHLCGKAFSQHSSLRQHERIHTAQKPHECLLCGKAFSRLYTLQQHERTHTGEKPHGCHLCGKAFSQYASLQKHFENSHWRETL; from the exons ATGCCAGCTAAGGTTTTGGCAATGCAATCACAT gagttagtgaccttcaaggatgtgtctgtagacttcacccaggaagagtgggaccTGTTAGACACAACCCAAAGAAAGCTGTTCAGtgaagtgatgctggagaatatcagtAACCTGGTCTCAGTAG GATATCAAGTCTGCAAAATAGATGTGCTTTCCCAGTTGGAACAGGAAGAAGTGTCGGGAGAAGGAATAGGTTTCCCTCAATCTCAGAGTCCAG GGAGGAAATGTGTctttaaaacatgggaaatgatagaaatgatattcagTCAACCTACCTGTAGGAAAGACACTTCTAAATTCATGTCATTG GAAGAGTCCTCTCACACATCCATAGTGAACCAATATGCACTGATTCACTTAacaaagaaatcctatttcaggAAACCACCTCCAGCAGTCCTCAGTGGCTATTCATATTTTAAACAACGTAAGCATCTTTACCatataagtaaatcatatgaatgctatcaaaatgataaaaattgtatccAATGCTCTGACCTCAGGCAATACAGTGTAACTCCCATTGGAGAGAAAACCCATGAATGTCACGTaggtgggaaagccttcactacatcctcttcccttaaacAGCATGAGAGATTTCACACTGGAGAAACACTGCAAGGATGTCATCTTTATGGTAAAGCCTTCATTCAGTCATCTTTCctcaaaaaacatgaaagaactcatactggagagaaacctcatgAATGTCTAATAtacaagaaagctttcagtcaacattcttttcttcaacaacatgagagaactcacactggagggAAAACCTATGAATGCCATCTCTGTAGAAAAGCCTTCACTACATtatcttcccttaaacaacatgagagatgtcacactggaggaaaaccacatgaatgtcatctttgtgggaaagccttcattaaACTGTCTAccctaaaacaacatgaaagaactcacactggagagaaaccctatgaatgtcatctctgtgggaaagctttcagtcaacatACCTCTCttcaacaacatgagagaactcacactggagagaaaccctatgaatgtcattttTGTGGAAAAGCCTTCTGTCAATATGTTACTCTTCAACGGcatgtgagaactcacactggagagaaaccccatgaatgtcatctttgtgggaaagccttcattcaaatATCTACCCTAAAACGACATGAaataactcacactggagagaaaccccatgaatgtcatctctgtgggaaagctttcagtcaacgTAGCTATCTTCAACagcatgagagaactcacactggagagaaaccccatgtatgtcatctttgtgggaaagccttcagtctatATTGCAATCTTCAACGacatgtgagaactcacactAGTGAGAAatcccatgaatgtcatctttgtgggaaaaccTTTCATCAACTATCTAACCTAAAacgacatgaaagaactcacactggagagaaaccccatgaatgtcaacTTTGTGGGAAGGCCTTCATTCAACGATCTAacctaaaacaacatgaaagaactcacactggagagaaaccccatgaatgtcatctgtgtgggaaagctttcagtcagcattcctctcttcgacagcatgagagaattcacactgcacagaaaccccatgaatgtcttctatgtgggaaagccttcagtcgaCTTTACACTCttcaacaacatgagagaactcacactggagagaaaccccatggatgtcatctttgtgggaaagccttcagtcaataTGCTAGTCTTCAAAAACATtttgagaattcacactggagagaaaccctatga
- the LOC101416637 gene encoding zinc finger protein 596-like isoform X2, whose protein sequence is MPAKVLAMQSHELVTFKDVSVDFTQEEWDLLDTTQRKLFSEVMLENISNLVSVGRKCVFKTWEMIEMIFSQPTCRKDTSKFMSLEESSHTSIVNQYALIHLTKKSYFRKPPPAVLSGYSYFKQRKHLYHISKSYECYQNDKNCIQCSDLRQYSVTPIGEKTHECHVGGKAFTTSSSLKQHERFHTGETLQGCHLYGKAFIQSSFLKKHERTHTGEKPHECLIYKKAFSQHSFLQQHERTHTGGKTYECHLCRKAFTTLSSLKQHERCHTGGKPHECHLCGKAFIKLSTLKQHERTHTGEKPYECHLCGKAFSQHTSLQQHERTHTGEKPYECHFCGKAFCQYVTLQRHVRTHTGEKPHECHLCGKAFIQISTLKRHEITHTGEKPHECHLCGKAFSQRSYLQQHERTHTGEKPHVCHLCGKAFSLYCNLQRHVRTHTSEKSHECHLCGKTFHQLSNLKRHERTHTGEKPHECQLCGKAFIQRSNLKQHERTHTGEKPHECHLCGKAFSQHSSLRQHERIHTAQKPHECLLCGKAFSRLYTLQQHERTHTGEKPHGCHLCGKAFSQYASLQKHFENSHWRETL, encoded by the exons ATGCCAGCTAAGGTTTTGGCAATGCAATCACAT gagttagtgaccttcaaggatgtgtctgtagacttcacccaggaagagtgggaccTGTTAGACACAACCCAAAGAAAGCTGTTCAGtgaagtgatgctggagaatatcagtAACCTGGTCTCAGTAG GGAGGAAATGTGTctttaaaacatgggaaatgatagaaatgatattcagTCAACCTACCTGTAGGAAAGACACTTCTAAATTCATGTCATTG GAAGAGTCCTCTCACACATCCATAGTGAACCAATATGCACTGATTCACTTAacaaagaaatcctatttcaggAAACCACCTCCAGCAGTCCTCAGTGGCTATTCATATTTTAAACAACGTAAGCATCTTTACCatataagtaaatcatatgaatgctatcaaaatgataaaaattgtatccAATGCTCTGACCTCAGGCAATACAGTGTAACTCCCATTGGAGAGAAAACCCATGAATGTCACGTaggtgggaaagccttcactacatcctcttcccttaaacAGCATGAGAGATTTCACACTGGAGAAACACTGCAAGGATGTCATCTTTATGGTAAAGCCTTCATTCAGTCATCTTTCctcaaaaaacatgaaagaactcatactggagagaaacctcatgAATGTCTAATAtacaagaaagctttcagtcaacattcttttcttcaacaacatgagagaactcacactggagggAAAACCTATGAATGCCATCTCTGTAGAAAAGCCTTCACTACATtatcttcccttaaacaacatgagagatgtcacactggaggaaaaccacatgaatgtcatctttgtgggaaagccttcattaaACTGTCTAccctaaaacaacatgaaagaactcacactggagagaaaccctatgaatgtcatctctgtgggaaagctttcagtcaacatACCTCTCttcaacaacatgagagaactcacactggagagaaaccctatgaatgtcattttTGTGGAAAAGCCTTCTGTCAATATGTTACTCTTCAACGGcatgtgagaactcacactggagagaaaccccatgaatgtcatctttgtgggaaagccttcattcaaatATCTACCCTAAAACGACATGAaataactcacactggagagaaaccccatgaatgtcatctctgtgggaaagctttcagtcaacgTAGCTATCTTCAACagcatgagagaactcacactggagagaaaccccatgtatgtcatctttgtgggaaagccttcagtctatATTGCAATCTTCAACGacatgtgagaactcacactAGTGAGAAatcccatgaatgtcatctttgtgggaaaaccTTTCATCAACTATCTAACCTAAAacgacatgaaagaactcacactggagagaaaccccatgaatgtcaacTTTGTGGGAAGGCCTTCATTCAACGATCTAacctaaaacaacatgaaagaactcacactggagagaaaccccatgaatgtcatctgtgtgggaaagctttcagtcagcattcctctcttcgacagcatgagagaattcacactgcacagaaaccccatgaatgtcttctatgtgggaaagccttcagtcgaCTTTACACTCttcaacaacatgagagaactcacactggagagaaaccccatggatgtcatctttgtgggaaagccttcagtcaataTGCTAGTCTTCAAAAACATtttgagaattcacactggagagaaaccctatga